The Candidatus Obscuribacter sp. genomic interval CCACTTATTATTTAGCCAGTACTTCTTGTCTGGCTACCTGAGTCAGTTCGGAGCGATTTTTGTAGACTTTGGTGATGCCTTCAATGACCTGATCTAATTCGCTCTGTGGCAGAGCGTAAGAGCAAACACTGACACCAATCAGCTCTTGCTCGTGCATGCGCTCAGTGACCGGACAAAAACCCTTTTGGTAGGTGCGCTCAGTCAGGTCAAAAGGAAATCCTTTGCCACCAATAGCGATGCGCTTCTGGAAGACCGGCAATAGATAAAGTGGTTTGACATAGCCTTCAAAGATTGGCAGACCTTCAGCCTTTAGGGCCTCACAAAAGACTTTGCGACTGACACCAGTAGCTGATTGGTCATAACGCATACACCAGGTGTAATAGACGTGGCGGCAATCAGAGCGGACTACCGGTGGTGTTATGCCTGGCAAACCACTAAGAGCTTGAGTGAGCTGGTTGGCGATTTTTTCGCGGCTATCGACCAGAGTGTCGGCTTTTTTTAGCTGTTCCAATCCTATCGCCGCGCCAATTTCGGTCATGCGGTAGTTGTAGCCGACTAGATTGGTCAGGTCTTCTATACCGGCGGGATCGACGGCGTTTTCGGCGTGGTTGCGGATCATCTGCAGGCGCAAAGCTAGCTCTTTGTCGTCTGTGGTACAGACGCCGCCTTCGCCAGTGTGGATATGCTTGTGATAGTTGAGGCTAAAGACACCGATATGACCGATTGTGCCAGCAAAGCGCGAGGCTTCGGTGGCGAGCGGTCCCTGGGCGTTATCTTCGATTAATTTAATCTTGTGCTGGTCAGCCAGGGCTCTCAGCTCAGCCAGGCGGGCTGGATGACCAAAGAGATTGACGGCG includes:
- a CDS encoding DegT/DnrJ/EryC1/StrS family aminotransferase is translated as MANLAINGGKPAVQNLTPYISMGEEEIAAVTKVMRSGCISKFLGAWGPDFFGGETILAMEAAWSQKFNCQYSVSVNSASSGLFAAVGAVGVGPGDEVIVPPYTMSATAMAPLIYGGIPVFVDIEPETFCLDPVKVKAAITPRTRAIIAVNLFGHPARLAELRALADQHKIKLIEDNAQGPLATEASRFAGTIGHIGVFSLNYHKHIHTGEGGVCTTDDKELALRLQMIRNHAENAVDPAGIEDLTNLVGYNYRMTEIGAAIGLEQLKKADTLVDSREKIANQLTQALSGLPGITPPVVRSDCRHVYYTWCMRYDQSATGVSRKVFCEALKAEGLPIFEGYVKPLYLLPVFQKRIAIGGKGFPFDLTERTYQKGFCPVTERMHEQELIGVSVCSYALPQSELDQVIEGITKVYKNRSELTQVARQEVLAK